The following nucleotide sequence is from Alkalihalobacillus sp. LMS39.
ATCTTTTAATGCTTATCTAACTTGGTGCGAAATGTTAGGCACTGAGCCAAAGGTGAAAAGACCATGCGCGGCATTGTCATTGAGCAGCTGACGATATTTCGAACGTGGAATACATTTGATGCAACAAAAGCTATAAGGAGAAAGTTACCACGTTCGAAAATGGAATATTGCGAAGTGTTGGGATATGTTCCGCAAGACGCCTTATCACCTTTAGAAAACGGTCATAACAGCAAAGGACGGTCGAAAACAAAAGACTTCCAGTATGAACAATGGGAAAACCATTGTTGTGCAATATGGTTGTTTCGTGGTTGCAGCTGGGATGAAGCAATATCTCTTTTACAACAACATCGAGACAATAAGACACCTGTGGGAATGAAATTTTATAAATCAAATATACAAGCCTATGAATCTACTCAAATAGAAAAGTACTTGGAGCCGAGGTGACTTATGGAAAAGCGAGTGAATATGTTGAGATTTGCGGTGGAAGAGAAGAAAAAAGAATTAATTAAATTACTTAAAGAATGTGGGATTCATCATAATTTTCAAGGGGAAAAGCTAGAGAATCTCACACTTACGGAACTAGAAGAGAAGTTTAGGAAAGTAGCTAAATACTAACATCAAAGGAAGTGGTAATATGGCGTATTTTTTCTTGTTGAGTTTTTTGGGAGCAATTGTTTTGTTGCTCAATGTGTGCGGTGAAAGTCAATGAAGCCGAAAGAAAATTTCTACATCGTCAACGAAGACTTAAAACATGACTGGTTACCATCGGAAATTAAGCAAATCGAGAATGACTGGATAGACGGAGTGCACATTCGGCAAATCGCCAAACGTTTCAGATGCGATCCAGATGAAATATTCCTAGTCCTCTTTGACAGAGTGAGGAGAAGTCCAAACTTCTGGATGGATAAGGAACGATTAGTGCAATTGGTGATGGGAAGAAAGAGGAAACGACCAGAAAGGAAAGGAGTTTTTTCATGAAAACTTATATTTTCCGAACAGAAGATGGCAAGGAACTGAAAGTGGTTAATCCTGGTTTGGTTAAGAAATGATTGCTTAAAAGGAAAGGGTATCGGGTGGTAAGTGTTGTGTAGTAGAGGAAAACAGCGAAACTTATAAAAAGAGCAGAAAATGAAGCATATTCACATTTGAAAAAGACAACTTAACAATAATGGAGGAAAAAAGACTATGAAACTTAAAGGAATAACAAAAATGGCTCAAACGATCGAGAAAATCATTGACACAATTGGAGATGCAAAGGCACTAAAAGAAGGTAACGGTGTTCAACACATAGGAGGGCGCATCATCAAGAAGAAAGCCGGAGGAAAGGT
It contains:
- a CDS encoding Fur-regulated basic protein FbpA, which codes for MEKRVNMLRFAVEEKKKELIKLLKECGIHHNFQGEKLENLTLTELEEKFRKVAKY